DNA from Variovorax sp. PBL-H6:
GTGCTGCTCGTCACCCGCAGCTCCCTTCTTTCATGATTACCCTCAAGAACGTCATCCTGCGCCGCAGCGCCAAGGTGCTGCTGAACGGCGCCAGCGTCACCATCAATCCCGGCGAGAAGGTCGGGCTCGTGGGGCGCAACGGCGCCGGCAAGTCCACCTTGTTCGCACTCTTCAACGGCACGCTGCACGAGGACGGCGGAGATTTCTCGGTACCGCCGTCCTGGCGGCTGGCCCAGGTCGCTCAGAACATGCCCGAAACGGAGGAGTCGGCAACCGATTTCGTGGTCGGTGGCGACACCCGCCTGGTGGAACTGCGTGAGGCGCTCGCGCTCGCCGAGGCCGGCCATGCCGCCGATCCGGACGACCCCGACATCGGGATGGCCCTTGCCCACGCCTACACCGACCTGCACGACGCCGGTGAACACGACGCGGCGCCACGCGCGCAGGCGCTGATCCTCGGCCTGGGCTTCAAGGTCCAGGAACTCGGGCAGCCGGTCAACAGTTTCTCCGGCGGCTGGCGCATGCGCCTGCAGCTGGCGCGCGCACTGATGTGCCCGAGCGATCTCCTGCTGCTCGACGAACCAACCAACCACCTGGACCTGGATGCCCTGGTCTGGCTCGAAGCCTGGTTGCAAAAATATGCCGGCACGATGATCGTGATCAGCCACGACCGCGAATTCCTCGATGCCGTGACCGACGTCACACTGCACATCGCGCACGAGCAGCTCACCCGGTACGGCGGCAACTACAGCGCCTTCGAGACGCTGCGCGCGCAGCAGCTGGAGCTGCAGCAGTCTGCCTTTGCCAAGCAGCAGGACAAGATTGCCCACCTCCAGAAGTTCATCGACCGTTTCAAGGCCAAGGCCAGCAAGGCCAAGCAGGCCCAGAGCCGGGTGAAGGCGCTGGAACGCATGGAAAAGGTCGCGCCGCTGCTGGCCGAGGCCGACTTCAGTTTCGAGTTCAAGGAGCCCGGGAACATTCCCAACCCGATGCTCACGATCGGCGCTGCGAGCTTCGGCTACCGTCAGGACGATGGGCCTCCCAGGACCATCCTGACCGGCGTCAACCGCTCGGTGCTGGCCGGCCAGCGCATCGGCATCCTGGGCGCCAATGGCCAAGGCAAATCGACGCTGGTGAAGACGATCGCACGTGAAATGGGCGCGCTCGCCGGCACGGTGACCGAGGGCAAGGGCCTCAACATCGGCTACTTCGCGCAGCAGGAGCTCGACGTGCTGCGTCCGCAAGACACGCCGCTGGAGCACATGGTGCGCATGGCGCGCGAGCTCGGGCCCAATGCCCGCGAGCGCACCGGCGAGCAGGACCTGCGCGGCTTCCTCGGCAGCTTCAACTTCAGCGGCGAGATGGTCAAGCAGCCGGTCGGCACCATGAGCGGCGGCGAGAAGGCGCGCCTGGTGCTGGCCATGATGGTCTGGCAGCGTCCCAACCTGCTGCTGCTCGACGAACCGACCAACCACCTGGACCTCGCGACCCGCGAGGCCTTGGCGGTTGCCCTCAACGAATTCGAGGGCACGCTGATGCTGGTCAGCCACGACCGTGCGCTGCTGCGTTCGGTCTGCGACGAATTCTGGCTGGTCGGCCGTGGCCGCGTCAGCGACTTCGATGGTGACCTCGACGACTACCAGCGCTACCTGCTCGACGAGGCCAAGCGCGTGCGCGAGGAGGCCAG
Protein-coding regions in this window:
- a CDS encoding ABC-F family ATP-binding cassette domain-containing protein, which produces MITLKNVILRRSAKVLLNGASVTINPGEKVGLVGRNGAGKSTLFALFNGTLHEDGGDFSVPPSWRLAQVAQNMPETEESATDFVVGGDTRLVELREALALAEAGHAADPDDPDIGMALAHAYTDLHDAGEHDAAPRAQALILGLGFKVQELGQPVNSFSGGWRMRLQLARALMCPSDLLLLDEPTNHLDLDALVWLEAWLQKYAGTMIVISHDREFLDAVTDVTLHIAHEQLTRYGGNYSAFETLRAQQLELQQSAFAKQQDKIAHLQKFIDRFKAKASKAKQAQSRVKALERMEKVAPLLAEADFSFEFKEPGNIPNPMLTIGAASFGYRQDDGPPRTILTGVNRSVLAGQRIGILGANGQGKSTLVKTIAREMGALAGTVTEGKGLNIGYFAQQELDVLRPQDTPLEHMVRMARELGPNARERTGEQDLRGFLGSFNFSGEMVKQPVGTMSGGEKARLVLAMMVWQRPNLLLLDEPTNHLDLATREALAVALNEFEGTLMLVSHDRALLRSVCDEFWLVGRGRVSDFDGDLDDYQRYLLDEAKRVREEARLATREAESAAVTAAVSLAAQERQQRSGQAKPLMRELAQIDEHLAAAGAEKTALEARLSASLPAPEIAETGRRLKALNEQIGRLEERWLALSDQIETLAAD